A DNA window from Bacteroides cellulosilyticus contains the following coding sequences:
- a CDS encoding glycosyltransferase family 4 protein: protein MKKKIWIVSEFYYPVVTSTGFYMTEISEYLVSKGMDVHVICTGAKYNEIENYHPKKFEIHNGVHIHRVLMAEINKNNFVKRAFRLFLSSIFLAFKILKNVKREEELLVVTNPAFLLALIPVISFFKGIHYKLLVHDIFPENLVAIKKINISSLGYKILKKIFDKSYVNADLCISIGRDMTEVIKRKTKGKTKVELIPNWADHKEVFPLRKEDTRLYNQLEISGFIFQFAGNLGYAQGLDNILSAISLVENKNISFLFIGGGAKAEVIKAFGEQKENVIYIGFQERSMQKDFLNTCDVAIVTLSDGMYGLGVPSKSYNIMAAGKPILYIGDEKSEIALCIKEYNIGWLVKPDDPYSLKNMIEYIYQNKDSLISIQNNARLVADTVFAKERILNRYYALLS, encoded by the coding sequence ATGAAGAAAAAGATTTGGATTGTTTCTGAATTTTATTATCCGGTAGTTACATCTACTGGTTTCTATATGACCGAGATTTCTGAATATTTGGTTTCGAAAGGTATGGATGTACATGTAATCTGTACTGGAGCCAAATATAATGAAATTGAGAATTATCATCCCAAAAAGTTTGAAATACATAATGGAGTACATATTCATCGTGTATTGATGGCAGAAATAAATAAAAATAACTTTGTAAAACGTGCGTTCCGACTTTTTCTTTCAAGTATATTTCTTGCTTTTAAAATTTTGAAGAATGTAAAGCGAGAAGAGGAACTATTGGTGGTTACAAATCCTGCTTTTCTGCTGGCATTGATTCCTGTGATATCATTTTTTAAGGGGATTCACTATAAACTTTTAGTACATGACATCTTTCCAGAAAACTTGGTAGCAATCAAAAAGATAAATATATCTTCTTTAGGATATAAAATTCTAAAAAAGATTTTTGATAAGTCATACGTCAATGCTGATCTCTGTATTTCCATTGGTAGAGATATGACAGAAGTTATCAAAAGAAAAACTAAAGGAAAGACAAAAGTAGAACTGATACCTAATTGGGCGGATCATAAAGAGGTTTTTCCTTTACGTAAGGAAGACACTCGTTTGTATAATCAATTGGAAATTTCTGGCTTTATATTTCAGTTTGCAGGAAATTTAGGATATGCACAAGGCTTGGATAATATATTATCTGCTATTTCACTTGTGGAAAATAAGAATATTTCGTTTTTATTTATTGGCGGTGGGGCGAAAGCGGAAGTGATTAAAGCATTTGGTGAACAAAAAGAGAATGTGATTTATATAGGATTTCAAGAACGTTCTATGCAAAAAGACTTTCTGAATACTTGTGATGTTGCGATTGTAACACTAAGTGATGGTATGTATGGTTTAGGAGTTCCGTCTAAGTCCTACAATATTATGGCAGCCGGTAAACCTATACTATATATTGGAGATGAAAAATCAGAAATTGCATTATGTATAAAGGAATATAATATCGGTTGGCTTGTAAAGCCTGATGATCCATATAGTCTGAAAAACATGATAGAGTATATCTATCAAAATAAAGACAGTTTAATATCTATCCAGAATAATGCTAGACTTGTCGCAGATACGGTATTTGCAAAGGAAAGAATTTTGAATCGATATTATGCTTTATTGAGTTGA
- a CDS encoding dTDP-4-dehydrorhamnose reductase family protein, translating into MKKVLLFGATGMAGHVTYYYLRSMGKYDISNVVYRTPLTEDSIVVDVTNRDAVADVVHRVHPEIIINCIGILIKGSKEHPDNAILINAYFPHLLKRLSDEVGAKLIHISTDCVFSGKKGNYTEDDFRDADDVYGRSKALGEIINDKDLTIRTSIIGPELKNNGEGLFHWFMHQSGKIRGFRTAVWGGVTTLELAKAIDYALDSGTTGLVHLSNGIGISKYDLLCMFEEIWQKQNVEITSCDANGVDKSIKKSLRFDYEVPSYHYMLEEQAIWMKKYIDLYTSY; encoded by the coding sequence ATGAAAAAAGTTTTATTGTTCGGCGCCACGGGCATGGCCGGACATGTAACCTATTACTATCTTCGAAGCATGGGAAAATATGATATTTCCAATGTGGTCTATCGTACTCCGTTGACAGAAGACAGTATAGTTGTGGATGTGACAAATCGTGATGCGGTCGCTGATGTGGTTCATAGAGTGCATCCGGAAATCATAATCAATTGCATCGGCATTCTTATCAAAGGCTCCAAAGAGCATCCTGATAATGCTATTTTGATAAATGCTTATTTTCCACATTTATTAAAAAGATTGTCAGATGAGGTTGGAGCCAAGTTGATTCATATAAGTACTGATTGCGTTTTTTCGGGAAAGAAAGGAAATTATACAGAAGATGATTTTCGGGATGCTGATGATGTGTATGGGCGTAGTAAAGCCTTGGGGGAAATTATTAATGATAAAGATCTGACGATCCGTACTTCTATTATTGGCCCTGAACTAAAGAATAATGGTGAGGGGTTGTTTCATTGGTTTATGCATCAGAGTGGTAAGATTCGTGGATTCAGGACAGCTGTATGGGGTGGAGTAACTACTTTGGAGTTGGCAAAAGCTATTGATTATGCTTTAGATAGTGGAACTACTGGATTGGTTCATTTAAGTAATGGCATTGGTATTTCAAAATATGACTTGTTGTGTATGTTTGAAGAAATTTGGCAAAAACAGAATGTTGAGATCACATCCTGCGATGCAAATGGAGTAGATAAATCTATTAAAAAATCTCTCCGTTTTGATTATGAAGTTCCAAGCTATCATTATATGTTAGAAGAACAAGCTATCTGGATGAAAAAATATATTGATTTGTATACTTCTTATTAA
- the wecB gene encoding non-hydrolyzing UDP-N-acetylglucosamine 2-epimerase has protein sequence MLKVMTIVGTRPEIIKLSRVMAELDKYTEHIIVHTGQNYDYELNEIFFQELRIRKPDYFLDAAGKNAAETIANVIRKSDELMEEVKPDAVLLYGDTNSCISVISAKRKKIPIFHMEAGNRCFDQRVPEEINRKIVDHLSDINMPLSEHARKYLLAEGLRPETIIKTGSPMTEVLLYHRDEIERNTVLEKEGLKKGEYFIVSTHREENVDSENNFSDLLISLNAIVEKYHKKVIVSTHPRTRKKLESIGFVNSNPMIEFMKPFGFMEYIKLQQNAFCVISDSGTITEESSILHFPAITIRQAHERPEGMDEGTLIMTGLNSNRILDSIDVVTSQYAEGADTIHSIPDYAANNVSKKVVRIILSYTDYVNRTVWHKTF, from the coding sequence ATGTTGAAAGTAATGACAATTGTTGGTACCCGACCTGAGATTATAAAGCTGAGCCGGGTAATGGCCGAACTGGACAAATATACGGAACATATAATCGTGCATACCGGACAAAATTATGATTATGAGTTGAATGAGATATTCTTTCAGGAACTCCGCATCCGTAAACCTGATTATTTTCTGGATGCTGCCGGTAAGAATGCGGCGGAAACGATAGCCAACGTAATTCGTAAATCTGATGAGTTGATGGAGGAGGTGAAACCGGACGCTGTACTGTTGTATGGTGATACTAATAGTTGTATTTCTGTGATTTCGGCAAAGCGTAAAAAAATTCCGATCTTCCACATGGAAGCTGGAAATCGTTGCTTTGACCAAAGAGTTCCAGAAGAGATTAATCGAAAAATAGTAGACCATCTGAGCGACATCAATATGCCTCTATCTGAACATGCCCGCAAATATCTTCTGGCTGAAGGGTTGCGTCCGGAAACTATTATAAAGACTGGGTCTCCAATGACAGAAGTCCTTTTATATCATAGAGACGAAATTGAAAGAAATACGGTTTTGGAGAAGGAAGGTTTGAAAAAGGGAGAGTATTTTATAGTCAGCACTCATCGTGAGGAAAATGTAGATTCGGAAAATAATTTCTCTGATTTACTCATTTCTTTAAATGCTATTGTTGAGAAGTATCATAAGAAAGTGATTGTATCTACTCATCCTCGTACCCGAAAGAAACTGGAATCTATTGGTTTTGTAAATTCCAATCCAATGATTGAGTTCATGAAACCTTTTGGATTTATGGAATATATCAAGCTTCAGCAAAATGCTTTTTGTGTGATTTCAGATAGTGGTACGATTACAGAAGAATCTTCTATCCTCCATTTTCCAGCAATAACAATCCGTCAAGCTCATGAACGTCCTGAAGGTATGGATGAAGGTACGTTGATAATGACAGGACTAAATAGTAATCGCATTTTGGATTCAATAGATGTAGTTACGTCTCAATATGCAGAGGGTGCAGATACTATTCATTCTATCCCGGACTATGCGGCAAACAATGTTTCTAAGAAAGTAGTCCGTATCATTCTTTCCTATACAGATTATGTTAACCGTACGGTATGGCATAAGACATTCTAA
- a CDS encoding polysaccharide biosynthesis protein, producing the protein MSVFQNKTLLITGGTGSFGNAVLRRFLDSDIKEIRIFSRDEKKQDDMRHALQNPKVKYYIGNVRDKSSVDVAMNGVDYVFSAAALKQVPSCEFFPVEAVRTNIMGTENVLNSAIEHGVQSVVVLSTDKAAYPINAMGMSKALMEKVAIAKGRELGEGAQTTICCTRYGNVMASRGSVIPLWVEQMMEGKSITITDPNMTRFMMTLDDAVDLVIYAFTHAHNGDLFVQKAPSATLETLAQALKETYAKVDRKYLDTEVKVIGTRHGEKLYETLVTREEMVRAIDMGDYYRIPCDTRDLNYDKYFTKGNEEVSKVEDYHSHNTRRLDVEGMKELLLRLRFVREDMGLEAKAKAREIRSE; encoded by the coding sequence ATGTCTGTATTTCAAAACAAAACTCTTTTAATTACCGGTGGGACAGGCTCTTTTGGTAATGCTGTCTTACGTCGTTTTTTAGATTCTGATATCAAGGAAATTCGTATCTTCTCTCGTGATGAAAAGAAACAGGATGACATGCGCCATGCATTGCAAAATCCTAAAGTGAAATATTATATTGGCAACGTGCGTGACAAATCCTCTGTAGATGTTGCTATGAATGGTGTAGACTATGTATTCAGTGCTGCCGCTTTGAAACAAGTGCCTTCTTGCGAATTTTTTCCGGTAGAAGCTGTCAGGACCAATATAATGGGTACTGAAAATGTTTTGAACTCAGCTATAGAACATGGTGTGCAAAGTGTAGTTGTCCTCTCTACCGATAAGGCTGCTTACCCGATTAATGCTATGGGAATGAGTAAAGCTTTAATGGAGAAAGTTGCAATAGCCAAAGGACGTGAGTTGGGGGAAGGTGCTCAAACGACGATCTGTTGTACTCGCTATGGTAATGTGATGGCCAGTCGTGGCTCTGTGATACCTTTGTGGGTGGAACAGATGATGGAAGGTAAATCTATTACTATTACTGATCCCAATATGACACGTTTTATGATGACATTGGACGATGCGGTTGATTTGGTAATATATGCTTTTACTCATGCGCATAACGGTGATTTGTTTGTACAGAAAGCTCCTTCTGCTACATTGGAAACGTTGGCGCAAGCATTGAAAGAAACATATGCTAAAGTTGACAGAAAGTATCTTGATACGGAAGTGAAAGTGATAGGTACCCGTCATGGTGAGAAGTTGTATGAAACTTTAGTAACTCGTGAAGAAATGGTTCGCGCTATCGATATGGGGGATTATTATCGTATACCTTGTGACACTCGTGATTTGAACTATGATAAGTATTTCACCAAGGGCAATGAAGAAGTTTCTAAGGTAGAGGATTATCATAGTCATAACACTCGCCGCTTGGATGTGGAAGGTATGAAGGAACTGTTGTTGAGACTTCGTTTTGTCCGTGAAGATATGGGACTTGAGGCAAAGGCTAAGGCTCGTGAGATCAGAAGTGAGTAA
- a CDS encoding UDP-glucose dehydrogenase family protein gives MNIAVVGTGYVGLVSGTCFAELGANVVCVDVDVEKIENLNRGNIPIYEPNIESMVLRNIKAGRLRFTTDLASVLDSVTIVFSAVGTPPDEDGSADLRYVLEVAKTIGQNMNQYLVVVTKSTVPVGTAEKVKATIQTELNKRGVNIEFDVASNPEFLKEGNAIDDFMKPDRVVIGVESERAKEVMTRLYKPMLLNNFRVIFMDIPSAEMTKYAANSMLATRISFMNDIANLCELLGADVNMVRKGIGSDSRIGSKFLYSGCGYGGSCFPKDVKALIKTASINGYTMRVLNAVEEVNEHQKNILFEKFNKHFRGNIKGRKVAIWGLAFKPETDDMREAPALVLIDSLLKAGCEICAYDPVAMNECKRRIGNVISYGNNMYDTVIDADAIFHVTEWKEFRMPSWAIIKRAMKENPVLIDGRNVFGSSDLEGLIYLTIGS, from the coding sequence ATGAATATAGCAGTAGTTGGAACCGGTTATGTTGGCCTTGTATCAGGCACATGTTTTGCAGAACTTGGCGCAAATGTGGTATGTGTAGATGTAGATGTTGAGAAAATTGAAAATTTGAATCGTGGAAATATTCCTATTTATGAGCCCAATATAGAGAGTATGGTGCTTCGTAATATAAAAGCAGGACGTTTGCGCTTTACTACAGATTTGGCTTCTGTTTTAGATAGTGTAACAATTGTGTTTAGTGCCGTAGGTACTCCTCCTGATGAGGACGGTAGTGCGGATCTCCGTTATGTATTGGAGGTGGCAAAGACAATAGGTCAAAACATGAATCAGTATTTGGTTGTAGTGACTAAAAGTACGGTTCCGGTTGGTACAGCTGAAAAGGTGAAAGCGACTATCCAAACAGAGTTGAATAAACGTGGCGTAAATATAGAGTTTGATGTGGCGTCCAATCCTGAATTTTTGAAAGAAGGTAATGCAATTGATGACTTTATGAAACCGGACAGGGTAGTAATAGGGGTAGAGTCGGAACGTGCAAAAGAGGTGATGACACGGCTCTATAAACCTATGCTGCTGAATAATTTTCGAGTAATTTTTATGGATATACCTTCAGCGGAGATGACGAAATATGCAGCGAATTCTATGCTTGCTACTCGCATTAGTTTTATGAATGATATTGCGAATCTTTGTGAACTATTGGGGGCTGATGTAAATATGGTGCGTAAAGGAATTGGTTCGGATAGCCGTATAGGCAGTAAGTTTCTTTATTCAGGATGTGGCTATGGTGGCTCTTGCTTCCCAAAAGATGTAAAAGCTTTGATTAAAACGGCATCAATAAATGGTTATACAATGCGTGTACTGAATGCAGTAGAAGAAGTTAATGAGCATCAGAAGAATATTCTTTTTGAAAAATTCAATAAACATTTTCGTGGAAACATAAAAGGCCGAAAGGTCGCAATTTGGGGACTTGCTTTTAAACCTGAAACAGATGATATGCGTGAAGCACCTGCTCTTGTTCTGATTGATAGCTTGTTAAAGGCTGGTTGTGAAATTTGTGCTTATGATCCTGTAGCAATGAATGAGTGTAAACGTAGAATCGGTAATGTAATCTCTTACGGAAATAATATGTATGATACGGTAATAGATGCTGATGCTATTTTTCATGTAACAGAGTGGAAAGAATTTCGTATGCCAAGTTGGGCTATTATAAAGAGAGCTATGAAAGAAAATCCGGTATTGATTGATGGTAGGAATGTTTTTGGCTCATCTGATTTGGAAGGTTTAATATATCTGACAATAGGGTCGTAA
- a CDS encoding glycosyltransferase has product MKIFHCINTLDKSAGGPSRSLPTLCCGLQNDEFENVIVAYNSLSPNTNLLDENAIEVRLVNPEVKFIDKINCSNYVASIDSCTNLVQLHNLWTLELHNVAKLCQRKNIPYIWTPRGALEPWSLSQKALKKKIALFFYQRYDLEKAVCIHATADMEAQHIRSLGFNNPIAVIPNSIEINNYPLKKWNIGERDKKRLLFLSRLHPKKGLLILFEAWKKLPENIRSQWELVIAGEGDAEYTFENIKKIIQTEYSGLQIELVGPQYGKDKIDILHSADLFILPTYSENFGMAIAEAMCCGIPVITTTGTPWDVLKEKDIGWWITPSVDSIFSVLQEALSLPLELLEQKGTLSRDIILKTYSSEIVTGQFRKLYNWILNRSIVTPDFIYNK; this is encoded by the coding sequence ATGAAAATATTTCATTGTATCAATACTTTAGATAAAAGTGCGGGGGGGCCATCAAGGAGTTTACCTACGCTCTGTTGCGGTTTGCAGAATGATGAATTTGAAAATGTAATAGTTGCTTATAATTCATTATCTCCGAATACTAATTTGTTAGATGAAAATGCTATTGAGGTTAGATTGGTAAACCCAGAAGTAAAGTTCATAGATAAAATTAATTGTAGTAATTATGTAGCTTCGATAGATTCTTGTACAAATTTAGTTCAATTGCATAATTTGTGGACATTAGAATTGCATAATGTAGCAAAATTGTGTCAAAGGAAAAATATTCCTTATATATGGACTCCCAGAGGTGCGCTTGAACCGTGGTCATTATCTCAAAAAGCCTTAAAAAAGAAAATAGCTTTATTCTTTTATCAAAGATATGACTTAGAAAAAGCTGTATGTATACATGCAACGGCTGATATGGAAGCTCAGCATATAAGATCATTGGGCTTTAATAATCCTATTGCTGTTATTCCAAATAGTATTGAAATAAATAATTATCCTTTAAAAAAATGGAATATTGGAGAAAGAGATAAAAAAAGGCTTTTGTTTTTGTCAAGACTTCATCCTAAAAAAGGGCTGTTAATATTGTTTGAGGCATGGAAGAAGTTACCTGAGAATATTAGAAGTCAGTGGGAATTGGTAATAGCAGGTGAAGGGGATGCGGAATATACTTTTGAAAACATAAAAAAGATTATTCAAACAGAATATAGTGGTTTGCAAATAGAATTGGTAGGACCGCAATATGGAAAAGATAAAATCGATATACTCCATAGTGCCGATTTATTTATTCTTCCGACATATAGTGAAAATTTTGGTATGGCAATAGCTGAAGCTATGTGTTGTGGAATTCCAGTTATTACAACTACTGGAACACCGTGGGATGTTTTGAAGGAAAAAGATATTGGTTGGTGGATTACTCCATCTGTTGATAGTATATTCTCTGTGCTACAAGAAGCACTTTCTTTGCCATTGGAACTTTTGGAGCAAAAAGGTACTCTTTCTAGAGATATCATCTTGAAAACATATTCAAGTGAAATTGTAACTGGTCAATTTCGAAAATTGTATAATTGGATTTTAAATCGTTCTATAGTTACCCCAGATTTTATATATAATAAATGA
- a CDS encoding glycoside hydrolase family 99-like domain-containing protein, with protein MVKIIAYYLPQYHPIPENNGWWGNGFTEWTNVAKAKPLFRHHLQPKIPKDLGFYDLRIPEVREAQAELAREAGVYGFCYWHYWFGNGKQLLEYPINEVVKTGKPDFPFCLGWANDSWLSKSWNTQHKSQGKILIEQQYPGDDDIINHFKTIIPIISDKRYIRIDNRPLFVIYRPLLIPDFPNFKSLWNKLIKESGIADSFFFVAYSIDEKENSRLLNDGFDAINMLRLGAYRFDSKCIRENMFNLFRYKTFHYPLRLKYSKMIKHLIKKEVDSAENIFPSILPNWDHTPRSGKRGVVFEGSTPKLFMKHAEMVIDAVRSKPSSKQIIFLKSWNEWGEGNYMEPDLQNGKEYIWALKKAIDKSINQE; from the coding sequence ATGGTTAAAATTATTGCATATTATTTGCCGCAATATCATCCTATTCCAGAGAATAATGGATGGTGGGGGAATGGGTTTACGGAATGGACTAATGTAGCTAAGGCAAAGCCTTTGTTTAGACATCATTTGCAGCCCAAAATACCAAAAGATTTAGGCTTTTATGATTTGAGAATTCCGGAAGTGAGAGAAGCGCAGGCTGAACTGGCTAGGGAAGCTGGGGTGTATGGCTTTTGTTATTGGCATTATTGGTTTGGGAATGGAAAACAATTGTTAGAATATCCAATTAATGAAGTAGTAAAAACAGGGAAACCTGATTTCCCTTTTTGTTTAGGCTGGGCAAATGATTCATGGTTATCTAAGTCTTGGAATACACAGCATAAATCTCAGGGAAAGATATTGATAGAGCAACAATATCCGGGAGATGATGATATTATAAATCATTTTAAGACTATAATTCCTATTATCTCAGATAAGCGATATATAAGAATTGATAATCGACCATTATTTGTAATATATCGTCCTTTGCTGATTCCTGATTTTCCTAATTTTAAAAGTTTATGGAATAAATTGATTAAGGAATCAGGCATTGCCGATTCTTTTTTCTTTGTAGCGTATTCTATAGATGAAAAAGAAAATAGCAGATTGCTAAATGATGGCTTTGATGCGATCAATATGTTGCGTTTAGGAGCTTATCGGTTTGATTCTAAGTGTATTAGAGAAAATATGTTTAACCTATTTAGATACAAAACATTTCACTATCCCTTAAGATTGAAATACTCAAAGATGATTAAACATCTCATAAAAAAAGAAGTGGATAGTGCGGAAAATATTTTCCCTTCTATTCTTCCCAATTGGGATCATACTCCAAGGAGTGGTAAACGTGGTGTCGTTTTTGAGGGATCTACTCCAAAGCTTTTTATGAAGCATGCAGAAATGGTGATAGATGCTGTTAGGTCTAAGCCCAGTTCAAAACAAATTATATTTTTGAAATCATGGAATGAATGGGGAGAAGGTAATTACATGGAGCCCGATTTACAAAATGGCAAAGAATATATTTGGGCTTTGAAGAAAGCGATAGATAAATCAATAAATCAAGAGTAA
- a CDS encoding O-antigen polymerase: MDDFIVTIINSFLYVVTFIYVYSKHRTISVGVFLMFMYATISLFCVINYNASSHFWHFSFFSFLYLYIVILIFMKPFMKNRFVIQENPLSSYNVYRTIAKVYIVLAIFSSIVYFPIALDSLYSSDLADIYEMAHEEKEGNLFSKFTNLFFHVRYLGMVLFFSFLAKEKQSKIFLFLLGIAAFLPVILATISLASRGGMVALFANFAIVYLMMKDILPKYVKRTLIIAVSIIIPLILIYFIAVTVSRFEESSLNIDAGESMMYYLGHSMLTFNYGVMDTIQNYANGAYMFDCSSLKDVRFGTHFGTNFITFVGVLYLDFGLVGTVLVAIIFCSYFCKIGRHRFLDIPDIYLLLTYSMLIFNGVFVLGRGYGIQLLEAWIIYFLLKFIQRATIGRMHLRA, translated from the coding sequence ATGGATGATTTTATTGTTACTATTATTAATAGTTTCCTTTATGTAGTGACTTTTATCTATGTATATAGTAAGCATAGAACGATAAGCGTGGGAGTATTTTTAATGTTCATGTATGCTACGATATCGCTTTTTTGTGTCATTAATTACAATGCTTCTTCTCATTTCTGGCATTTTTCTTTTTTCTCATTTCTGTATTTATATATTGTGATCTTAATCTTCATGAAGCCATTCATGAAGAACCGTTTTGTTATTCAAGAAAATCCGCTATCTAGTTATAATGTTTATCGAACTATAGCCAAAGTTTATATTGTTTTGGCTATATTTAGTAGTATTGTGTATTTCCCGATAGCATTAGATAGTTTATATTCTTCTGATCTGGCGGATATATATGAGATGGCTCATGAAGAAAAGGAAGGTAATCTATTTTCGAAATTTACTAATTTGTTTTTTCATGTTCGATATTTGGGTATGGTTCTTTTTTTCTCTTTTCTGGCAAAGGAAAAACAAAGCAAGATTTTTCTTTTTTTATTGGGGATTGCTGCATTTCTTCCTGTTATATTGGCCACTATCTCTTTGGCGAGTAGGGGAGGTATGGTCGCTTTGTTTGCGAATTTTGCAATCGTTTACTTAATGATGAAAGATATCTTGCCAAAATATGTGAAGCGAACATTGATAATTGCTGTCTCGATAATTATTCCTCTGATTTTGATCTACTTTATTGCGGTGACTGTAAGCCGTTTTGAAGAGAGTTCACTCAATATTGATGCCGGTGAATCGATGATGTATTATTTGGGACATTCCATGTTAACTTTTAATTATGGAGTTATGGACACTATTCAGAACTATGCCAATGGCGCATATATGTTTGATTGTAGTAGTTTAAAGGATGTCCGGTTTGGGACTCATTTTGGAACGAATTTTATTACGTTTGTTGGTGTACTATATCTTGATTTTGGTTTAGTGGGAACAGTTCTGGTGGCTATTATATTCTGCAGTTATTTCTGCAAAATAGGTAGGCATCGTTTTCTTGACATACCTGACATATATTTACTGCTTACGTATTCTATGTTGATATTTAATGGTGTATTTGTGTTGGGCCGTGGGTATGGAATTCAATTATTGGAAGCTTGGATTATATACTTTTTACTAAAATTTATTCAAAGAGCGACAATCGGGCGCATGCACCTGAGAGCGTAA
- a CDS encoding glycosyltransferase: MNLLLSIIVPVYNVEKYLERCLDSILIQPFKNFELILVNDGSTDNSLSICKRYEATNNRIVIVDKPNGGLSSARNAGLNVAKGNYVSFVDSDDFISSDFYEANMEFLEQNPDIDMMILPYCKYSDTDNILYKNDPQVLLNKTDVLNYLFSNKYNCAVWRCIYKIDIFLYSRFAEGRLFEDGYILPEIAQCVSSLVISEVGCYYYVVREGSICNSTYSLRKRTQQLDTLRKILDYCMIKQLDSAIFVHYYFSYSYLIVKAVAQNNYQVLSAYIQDWKNKSTLLRKALLLASFKYKIVLLLIMVAGFKVSAKVIGKK, translated from the coding sequence ATGAACTTATTGTTATCAATAATTGTACCTGTCTATAATGTAGAGAAGTACTTAGAAAGATGTCTTGATAGTATCTTGATTCAACCATTTAAGAATTTTGAATTAATTTTGGTGAATGATGGAAGTACTGATAATAGTTTGAGCATTTGCAAACGCTATGAAGCTACAAACAATAGAATTGTTATAGTAGATAAACCGAATGGCGGATTAAGTAGCGCAAGGAATGCCGGTTTGAATGTAGCAAAAGGTAATTATGTATCATTTGTTGATAGTGATGATTTCATATCTAGTGATTTTTATGAAGCTAATATGGAATTCTTGGAACAAAACCCAGATATTGATATGATGATATTGCCATATTGTAAATATTCTGATACGGATAATATCCTTTATAAAAATGATCCACAAGTTTTGCTTAATAAAACTGATGTACTTAATTATTTGTTTTCGAACAAGTATAATTGTGCGGTATGGAGATGTATTTATAAAATTGATATATTCTTATATTCAAGGTTTGCCGAAGGTCGATTGTTTGAAGATGGATATATCTTACCTGAAATCGCACAATGTGTTTCGTCATTGGTTATTTCAGAGGTGGGATGCTATTATTATGTAGTACGCGAAGGGTCTATCTGTAATTCTACTTATTCGTTGAGAAAACGTACCCAACAACTTGATACATTGAGAAAAATACTTGACTACTGTATGATAAAACAACTCGATAGTGCAATATTTGTACATTATTACTTCTCGTATTCATACCTTATAGTTAAGGCTGTTGCTCAAAATAATTATCAAGTACTGAGTGCTTATATACAAGACTGGAAGAACAAATCTACTTTATTAAGAAAAGCACTACTTCTGGCTTCTTTCAAATATAAGATTGTTTTACTTTTAATAATGGTTGCTGGTTTTAAAGTATCTGCCAAAGTGATTGGTAAAAAATAG